From a single Pirellulales bacterium genomic region:
- a CDS encoding glycerophosphodiester phosphodiesterase family protein — protein MKLTIAALRLCVLAAVLLPSSIARSAETKAGTNQKLVIAHRGASGYLPEHTLEAYALAYAQGADLIEPDVVLSRDGVLVCNHDIHMGPTTDVAERFPDRRRADGRYYFIDFTVAELKTLAVKGRNDAAEPGYQIPTLAEMLAMIARLNERAGRAVGTIPEPKSPAWHREQGQPIEAKLLEQYAALGYTRRTDPVIVQCFELDSLRQMRNDLKTDLRLVYLHGQSLDDRSLDELATFADGIGPSAKLIENNGQSIANNSLVRRAHERRLKVYPYTLGKDEAPTQRFFWTYDVDGLFSDFPDVAVRARAAGAP, from the coding sequence ATGAAGCTGACAATCGCGGCCCTCCGCCTTTGTGTTCTGGCAGCGGTGCTTTTGCCGTCGTCGATTGCGCGATCCGCCGAGACGAAGGCCGGAACCAACCAGAAACTGGTCATTGCGCACCGGGGCGCTAGCGGCTATCTTCCCGAGCATACGCTCGAGGCCTACGCCCTGGCCTATGCCCAGGGCGCCGATCTGATCGAGCCGGATGTTGTGCTCAGTCGTGACGGCGTTCTGGTCTGCAACCATGACATCCACATGGGGCCAACCACGGACGTCGCCGAGAGGTTTCCCGATCGCCGGCGTGCTGACGGGCGGTACTACTTCATCGATTTCACCGTGGCCGAGTTAAAGACGCTGGCCGTCAAAGGCCGCAATGACGCGGCCGAGCCCGGATATCAAATTCCCACGCTTGCCGAAATGCTCGCCATGATCGCCAGGCTGAATGAGCGTGCCGGCCGCGCGGTGGGGACGATTCCCGAGCCCAAGTCGCCCGCCTGGCATCGCGAGCAGGGCCAACCGATCGAAGCGAAGTTGCTGGAGCAATACGCGGCCTTGGGTTACACGCGGCGCACCGATCCGGTGATTGTTCAATGCTTCGAGCTCGACAGCTTGCGGCAGATGCGCAACGATTTGAAAACTGATTTACGGTTGGTGTATCTACACGGGCAATCGCTCGATGATCGCAGCCTGGACGAACTGGCGACGTTCGCCGATGGAATTGGGCCGTCCGCCAAACTGATTGAGAACAATGGCCAATCGATCGCAAACAACTCATTAGTCCGACGGGCGCACGAGCGTCGGCTGAAGGTTTACCCCTACACGCTCGGCAAGGACGAGGCACCGACCCAGCGTTTTTTTTGGACCTATGACGTGGATGGGTTGTTTTCCGACTTCCCCGATGTGGCTGTGCGTGCCCGAGCTGCCGGAGCACCATAG
- a CDS encoding outer membrane beta-barrel protein encodes MRRRMLFLVTILIGSTIALAWPHASVAQDASAPTSPSEALAAEQATTSSAASGTDSIISSDACYDADSCVAPSRCRTGNGCQNQCQCDACRALAACSADPYNRLLPQGGMISVRGWVDGGILGNTANPASHFNGPYNATEVDNGQLNQLYLIMERAMASDGSFTIGGRADVLYGGDYNLAQSSGLEVNRNGSPKWNNNEFDGLALPQLYGEAGTNTSSVKVGHFYTVVGYEGVQSPTNFFYSHAYSYMFAGPFTNWGALANQVLADNWQLQAGVVNGWNNLVATQNHANFLGNLKYTGNDWWSSFAIITGDEFDNPGNLPTVNSAYANRTRFSFIVSRQLGSRMEYVFHQWLGTQAQGAPGGGTAKWYGIDQYVYYRLADKWRVGTRVEWFRDQDGTRVGLTEQSNPNTVPLAGSYASWTVGVNWTPLTNVLIRPELRWDSYVGSAKPFDDGQRTSQFLLGLDAIVQF; translated from the coding sequence ATGCGCAGGCGAATGTTATTTCTCGTCACGATTCTGATTGGCTCGACCATCGCCTTGGCGTGGCCACACGCGAGTGTTGCTCAGGATGCCTCCGCGCCGACATCTCCCAGCGAAGCGTTAGCAGCGGAACAAGCAACGACTTCCAGCGCCGCGAGCGGCACCGATTCCATCATCTCGTCTGACGCCTGCTACGACGCGGATTCGTGCGTGGCGCCGTCGCGCTGTCGCACAGGGAATGGCTGCCAGAATCAATGCCAGTGTGACGCCTGTCGCGCACTCGCCGCCTGCAGTGCCGATCCTTACAACCGCCTGCTACCCCAGGGCGGAATGATTAGCGTGCGCGGATGGGTGGACGGCGGCATTTTGGGGAATACCGCGAATCCTGCCAGTCACTTCAACGGGCCCTACAACGCCACGGAAGTGGACAATGGACAGCTCAATCAGCTGTATCTGATCATGGAGCGTGCCATGGCCAGCGATGGTTCGTTCACCATCGGCGGCCGCGCGGATGTGTTGTACGGCGGCGATTACAATCTAGCCCAATCGTCGGGCCTGGAGGTAAACCGCAATGGTTCACCTAAATGGAATAACAACGAGTTTGATGGTCTGGCGCTGCCGCAGCTTTATGGCGAGGCCGGCACGAACACGTCGAGCGTCAAGGTCGGACACTTCTATACCGTGGTCGGCTACGAAGGCGTTCAATCCCCCACGAACTTCTTTTACTCACACGCCTACAGCTACATGTTCGCAGGCCCGTTCACCAACTGGGGAGCGCTGGCAAACCAGGTCCTGGCCGACAATTGGCAGTTGCAAGCCGGCGTGGTTAATGGCTGGAACAATCTCGTCGCTACGCAGAATCATGCCAACTTCCTTGGCAATCTCAAATATACCGGCAACGATTGGTGGAGCTCGTTCGCGATCATCACCGGAGACGAGTTCGACAACCCAGGTAACTTGCCGACCGTGAACAGCGCCTATGCCAATCGCACGCGCTTTAGCTTCATCGTCAGCCGTCAGCTCGGGTCGCGCATGGAGTACGTGTTTCACCAGTGGCTTGGCACGCAAGCTCAGGGAGCACCGGGCGGCGGCACCGCCAAGTGGTACGGCATCGACCAATACGTCTATTACCGCCTGGCCGACAAATGGCGCGTCGGAACGCGCGTCGAATGGTTCCGCGATCAGGATGGCACCCGTGTAGGTCTGACGGAACAATCCAACCCCAACACGGTGCCCTTGGCCGGCAGCTATGCATCGTGGACAGTGGGCGTCAACTGGACCCCGCTTACCAACGTGCTGATCCGTCCCGAACTTCGTTGGGACAGCTACGTAGGCTCTGCCAAGCCGTTTGACGATGGCCAGCGGACGTCGCAATTCTTGCTGGGACTCGACGCCATCGTGCAGTTCTAG
- a CDS encoding c-type cytochrome, whose product MTLARIFVVALVLIPSFVFAADDVKKDVGSPKSDPKHADPAGRIHAPKGFQVDLLYSVPQDKEGSWVNMTVDPKGRLIVSDQYGSLYRVTPPPANSKDLAPKIELIDVPLGEAHGLLWAFDSLYVMVNRGKLFETGLYRVRDTNGDDQLDKVEFLQKIEGGGEHGPHAVVLAPDGKSLYIVAGNNTRLPPLNNSLVPRVWGEDALLPYMVDGSGFMTGEKAPGGYICRIDPDGKQWELVSMGYRNPFDMAFNRNGDLFTYDSDMEWDVSTPWYRPTRVLHATSGSDFGYRNGSGKWPPYYIDSLPPVVNVGPGSPTGVTFGYGAKFPAKYEQALYLCDWSYGKLYALHLKPQGASYGGELEEFVAGTPLALTDVVVNPHDGAMYFLVGGRKTHSGLYRVTYRGDEPTAVAAHAEASAAADARALRHELEAFHGHADPKAVEAAWPYLGHPDRFVRWAARVAIEFQDPKTWRERALAERSNPEATLQALLALTQVSVQDAAHRAKDTPAPDAVLGEQILTALAQFDWKKLDYAQQLDLVRVYQVVMNRFGRPSDKTIAQLVARFDPCFPAKGRELNTELAQLLVYLEAPDAAAKTVALLNSALTQEEQLDYAKSLRGLRSGWTPELRKAYASWFVKAADYKGGNSFRGFINNIKRDATAGLSDTEKAELDQLFDAKPSEKPLVAVADRPFVKNWTLDELTALVTPSTLKERDFDRGRSLFAATRCFACHRFSEEGGGLGPDLSSVAGRFSARDLLESIVLPSKVISDQYEAVTIATSDGRVVTGRIVNLNGDDLMLSPDMFDPNHMTRVKRSEIEEITRSPVSLMPEGLLNTLKDDEVLDLMAYLLSRGERQNAMFAPK is encoded by the coding sequence ATGACGCTCGCGAGAATCTTCGTCGTCGCGCTCGTTCTGATTCCCAGCTTCGTGTTCGCTGCCGACGACGTTAAGAAGGACGTCGGCAGCCCGAAATCGGACCCCAAGCATGCCGATCCTGCCGGCCGGATCCATGCCCCCAAGGGATTTCAAGTCGATTTGCTCTATTCGGTACCACAGGACAAGGAAGGTTCCTGGGTCAATATGACAGTCGACCCCAAGGGCCGGCTGATCGTGTCGGATCAGTACGGCAGCCTGTATCGAGTGACTCCACCTCCGGCCAACTCCAAGGATTTGGCACCGAAGATTGAATTGATCGACGTACCGCTCGGCGAGGCGCATGGTCTGTTATGGGCGTTCGACAGTCTGTACGTTATGGTGAATCGAGGCAAATTGTTCGAGACCGGGTTGTATCGCGTGCGCGATACCAATGGCGATGATCAACTCGATAAGGTCGAGTTCCTGCAAAAGATCGAGGGTGGCGGTGAGCATGGTCCGCACGCCGTGGTTCTGGCGCCGGACGGCAAGTCGCTGTATATCGTGGCCGGCAACAATACCCGACTGCCTCCGCTGAACAACTCGCTCGTGCCTCGCGTCTGGGGAGAGGATGCGTTGCTGCCGTACATGGTCGACGGCTCGGGCTTCATGACAGGCGAAAAGGCTCCTGGGGGTTACATCTGCCGCATCGATCCCGATGGAAAGCAATGGGAATTGGTGTCGATGGGCTATCGCAATCCCTTCGACATGGCGTTCAATCGCAATGGCGACTTGTTTACTTACGACTCGGACATGGAGTGGGACGTCAGTACCCCCTGGTATCGACCCACGCGCGTGCTGCACGCCACCAGCGGCAGCGACTTCGGCTACCGCAACGGATCGGGCAAATGGCCTCCGTATTACATCGATAGTCTGCCGCCGGTCGTCAACGTGGGCCCAGGTTCGCCCACCGGAGTAACGTTTGGCTATGGGGCCAAGTTTCCGGCCAAGTACGAGCAGGCCCTGTACCTGTGCGACTGGAGCTACGGCAAGTTGTATGCACTGCACCTGAAACCTCAGGGGGCATCGTACGGTGGCGAATTAGAAGAGTTCGTCGCTGGCACGCCCCTGGCGCTGACAGACGTCGTCGTCAATCCGCACGATGGCGCGATGTACTTTCTCGTGGGGGGTCGCAAAACTCATTCGGGCTTGTATCGCGTCACCTATCGGGGCGACGAGCCCACCGCAGTTGCAGCGCACGCCGAGGCCTCGGCCGCTGCTGATGCCCGCGCCTTGCGGCACGAGCTCGAGGCATTTCACGGCCACGCCGATCCCAAAGCGGTGGAAGCGGCATGGCCCTACTTAGGGCATCCCGACCGCTTCGTACGATGGGCCGCGCGGGTGGCGATCGAATTCCAGGATCCGAAAACCTGGCGCGAGCGGGCGCTGGCCGAGCGATCGAATCCAGAGGCGACCTTGCAAGCCTTATTGGCGCTGACGCAGGTCTCTGTGCAGGATGCGGCCCATCGGGCGAAGGATACGCCGGCACCCGATGCGGTGCTCGGCGAGCAAATACTGACGGCGCTCGCCCAATTCGACTGGAAAAAACTCGACTATGCCCAGCAATTGGACCTGGTGCGGGTTTACCAGGTTGTAATGAATCGCTTCGGGCGGCCGAGCGATAAGACCATCGCGCAGCTCGTAGCAAGATTCGACCCCTGCTTCCCGGCCAAAGGACGCGAACTGAATACCGAGCTTGCGCAGCTTCTCGTGTACTTGGAGGCGCCTGACGCAGCGGCCAAAACTGTCGCGCTGCTGAATTCCGCGCTCACCCAGGAAGAGCAACTCGACTATGCCAAATCGCTGCGCGGACTGCGCAGCGGCTGGACGCCCGAGCTGCGCAAGGCCTACGCTTCTTGGTTCGTCAAAGCGGCGGATTACAAAGGCGGCAACAGCTTCCGCGGCTTCATCAACAACATCAAACGCGACGCGACCGCAGGCTTGAGCGATACAGAGAAGGCTGAGCTGGACCAGCTCTTCGATGCCAAGCCGTCGGAGAAGCCACTGGTCGCCGTCGCCGACCGGCCGTTCGTCAAGAACTGGACACTCGATGAGTTGACCGCACTTGTCACACCCTCGACACTGAAGGAACGCGACTTCGATCGTGGGCGCTCGCTATTCGCCGCCACGCGCTGCTTTGCCTGCCATCGCTTCAGTGAAGAAGGAGGCGGACTGGGTCCTGACCTCTCCAGCGTCGCCGGCCGCTTCAGCGCTCGCGACTTGTTAGAATCCATCGTGTTGCCGAGCAAGGTGATTAGCGATCAGTACGAGGCGGTAACAATCGCCACGTCCGACGGACGCGTAGTCACCGGGCGAATCGTGAACCTCAACGGCGACGACCTGATGCTCAGCCCGGACATGTTCGACCCGAATCATATGACGCGTGTCAAACGAAGCGAGATCGAGGAGATTACCAGGTCGCCGGTTTCACTGATGCCGGAGGGTTTGCTCAATACGCTCAAGGATGACGAAGTGTTGGATCTGATGGCCTATTTACTGTCGCGCGGCGAACGACAGAATGCGATGTTCGCACCTAAGTAA